Below is a window of Planctomycetes bacterium MalM25 DNA.
GGCTGGAGAAGGCTGCGTCTAAGCGAACTCGAGCTGCTTGAACGCCTTCACGCCCCGCATCAGGGGCGCCAGCGTGGTCACCAGGCCGAGGGCGACCGCCAACCCGGCCCCCAGGACGAGCCAGAGGTTGAGGTACTCCTCGCTGAGCAGCTCGGACGTGATGCTGGTCGACCCAGCGATCAGCTTGAAGTGGCAGGGCAGGGCGGTCAGGGCGACGATCACGATGATGTAGATCGCACTGAGCACCAGGTTGAGGGTCCCGCCGAAGCCGGCGGCGATCTTCGACGGGGAGGACTCGCGGAAATTGGGCATCATGGCTCCCAAACCGACCGCCAACGCCGCCAAGCCAACACAAAGCAAGACCGTGGTCAGCTGGTGAATCCCCACGACCAGGGGCTCCACCCGGAGCATCAGGTCGCTTACGAGGATCAACAAAGAGCACGGCGCCCAGGACCCGAGCGCCGCGAAGACGAACTTGCTCCAGACGATCGTCTCACGCGAGATCGGCATCAGCCCCAGCACCCAGAAGCGGCGTCCCTCGAGGCTGAGCATCGGATAGATGAAACGGGTCGTGAACGTTGAGAGAATGAGCCCGACGACCGCCAGGTTGAGGAAGCTGACCAGGTTGACCCAGGTCGCGTGGTTGATGTCGCCCGCGGTGACCGTGAACTGATCGACGTTCAAGAAGTAGAGCCCTAAGAGGCCGAAGAAGATCAAGAACTGCGACCATTGCACGGGGTCACGACGCAAGAGCCGCCAGTCCTTCAGCAGCAGGAGCCGCACCGTGGGAGGGAAGGGGGTGAGCACCCACTCGGCGAGACGATCGATCCAGGCCGCGCCCGCTTTTCGGGTACGTCGAGGGCGGCATTCGAGCTGGCTGAAGGCGCCGCGGAACGCTCGGCCAGCGACCGTCGTCAGCACGAGGCGTCCCATCAGGGCGTTGGAGGCCAGCAGCGCGAGCGATAGCAACGAGCGGATGACGGGCGTCTCCGTCAAAGGCATCGGCAGCTCAGGCTGCTTTTGCGCTGCGTCGATCAGGCCGTCGCTCAGCCACGAGCTGGGCAGCCACTCCTCGCGGGTGAAGCGGAACTTGCGGACCGTTTCGTTGAAGAACTTGCCGTCGAACATCTGGTCGTCCCGCGCCCCGACCGTGTCCCACACCGCGGCGGCGGCCGCCGCCATCGAAAGCCCCGCCACGATCGCGACGATCGTCAGACGGACGTGGGCCAGCTTGTAGATCAGCAACAGGCAGCACAGAGCGCCCACCACACAGGGGATGTAGACGAACGCCAGGATCAGCGGCCCGATCAGCGCGTAGTAGTGCCACGGCGCCCCGACCGAGATGCCGTACGCCAGCGTCAACGGGCTCGCCAGCAGGAAGAACCCCCAGCTGCTGAACAGGGTCGCCTCTTGGAACTTGTGCAGGACGATCCGTTCCTCGCGCGCCGGCGTGGTCAACAAGAAACGGGTCTCCGCCGAGCTGAACAACCCGCCGTACAGGATGATGCCCGAAGAGAAGACGAGCATCACGTTCAGCGAGGCGAAGAAGAGGTGGAAGACGAACTCGACCGTCTTCGCGTGGAACGGTTCACCGGGAGGGGCGATGCTGTTGTTCAGGAAGACGAAGCCCGAATAGAACAGCGCGAACAGACCGACCCAGAAGAAGAGGCTCAGCCCAATCACCAACAACGTCCGCAGCCGAGCCGTGTCCATCAGCTGACGGAGCAGGGCGCGGGTCTCGGTGAGGCGCAGTCGCCAAAAGAGCTCGGCCTCCCGGCGCGAGTCGAGGTCGCCGGGCGGAGTCGGCTCGCCCGCTACGGGTTTGGCGAAGCTCACGACGGCGTCTCCGCACGGGGGTCCTCGTCCGGGGCGGCGGAGGACTCGAGCTCCTCGGTCGATACGCCCCCAACGGCGCCACCGACGACCGAGAGGTAGAGCGATTCGAGCGACTGGCCCTGGGCGTCGTGGCGGTTGCGGAGCTCGTCGACGGTGCCCAGGAAGATCAGCTCCCCCCTTTGCATAACCCCGATACGGTCGGCGATCTCTTCGGCGGCGGCCAGCGTGTGCGTCGACATGAAGACGCTCGTCCCCGAGTCCGCCTTCTCGCGCAGCAGGTCTTTCACCATCCGGATGCTATGGGGGTCGAGCCCCACGAGCGGCTCGTCGACCACCAGCACGGGCGGCGCGTGCAACAGGGACGCGGCGAAGACGGTCCGCTGCTTCATGCCGTGCGAATAGCTCTCGGCCAGCTCGTCGGCGAAGCGGCCGAGGCCGAAGCGTTGGATCTCGCGCTCGATGACCTCGCTGGCGTCGCCGCGGGTCATGCCGTGCATCTCGGCAACGAAGTGCAGGAACTCACGCCCGGAGAGCTTGTCGTAAAGGCAGGGCTCGTCGGGCACGTACCCGATGCGTTTGGCCGCTTCGCGGACCTCGGATACGACGTCGCGCCCCTCGACGAGCACCCGCCCCGACTCGGGGCGTAGCAGCCCGACCAGCATCTTGATCGTGGTGGTCTTGCCCGCGCCGTTGTGGCCGAGCATCGCGAACAGCTCCCCCGACGGGATGCGCAGGTCCAGCCCACGGACCGCGAGGGTGTCGCCGTAACTGCGTGAAACGCCTTCGAACTCGATCATCGACGGGCTGCCGCTCGGCGCTCAGAGAGCTTCCGCCTCATGGGGGGAAGGTTCTGCCGGCGTGGCTTTGGACGGGAGTCCAGTCGAACTCTCACGAGCGATGCTGTAGCTGGTTGCATACTTCTCAAGCTCGAGCAACTCGTCGGCGATCCGTTGCGACTCCTCCTCGGAACGGCGCAAGAAGGTCACGCTGCTCCCCAAGAGAAACGCCTCTTGCTTGAGGACACGCCCGTCCTCGGCGACGAAGAGGCGCGCCCTGAGGCGGCCCTTGTCGGTGCTGCCGGTCTTCTCGGTCGCTCGGTACTCAACTATCCATACCTCGGTGTTCTCGGCGCCGTCGCTCAAACGAATCCGGTCGCTCACGGTCGCTTCGATCATCTCGAGCGGTTCTTTAGGCGAGGCGAACGGGCTGTAGATCTCCTGGGTCCAACTCCGGCCCTCCCACAGAGGCAGCAGCCGAGCCGCCGGCGTCATCTCGCCCCCCAGGGTCGCATTCTTGGGCCAGGGGTGCTTGGAACGCTTGTTGAGCTCGCCGATCCTCACGTTCAGGCTCAGCGTCTCGCCGCTGATGCTGCCGTTCACCCGGATCGGGGCGTCCGCCTGGTTGAGTTCCATCTTGGTCTTGAACGAAGAGAGCCCCCCGAGTGAGCCGAACGTCGAAACGGTCCGGATTCGGAATGAGAGGTCCCGCAGCGACTTGAACATCGGACGCATCCAGAAGGGGGCCGCTTCGGGCGCCTCGATCCGATCGAGCTGGATCAGGCTGTGGACCTCCCGGATGTCCGAATCCCCCGCGAGCGCCTGGAGCACCGCCTCGCCGCACGGCCTGCCGTCCATCTCGATACGCCAAGCAACGGGCTCGAGCTGGTTCGCGACGCGGGTCGTGGGCGCATCGCCTCCAAAGAAGGGGGGCAGGATGCGATCGGTCACCAGCCAGGTCATCGCCCCCAGCCAGAAGACCACGACCGCGGCGGTGTAGAGTCGATTCCCCAAGCTCTCCCTCCTGGTGGATCGCGTAAGTCGAAAGCGCTGCACCTTGCCACGCGAAACCCCTGTTCTACAGAGGTGTACCGACCTTTTCGCCCGCTGGGTCCAGATTCCCGGGAACCTGGGGCCCTAAGCATCAATCCTACTCTGGGAGGCCTGTCACCGCGACGGGCCGCTCGACACCCCCCCCGGAAGAGTGGTTTCCGGTGGACGTTTTCCGCAACTTTGAGTAAGATCGATGGCCCAGGCTTTTCAGCACCCGAGTTCAAGGAGGCGACCCACTATGGCCAGCTCGGTCTATTACGTGCAGCCTTGCCCTGCCTGCGGTCGGAGCCTGCAGGTGCGCGTCGATTACCTCGGTAAAGGTATCGCTTGTCAGCACTGCCAAGCGAGCTTCGTCGCGCAGCAAGAGACCCGCACCCCCAGCCCCTCCGAGTCGGGCTTGGCCCTGCTCGACCGCGCCGACGAGCTGCTCAAAGCGATTGAGAAGCGCAAACGCGAGATGGCGGCGGCTCAGAAAGTCGAGCAGACGGTCTAAGTCGCATCTGCTTGAGTAACGTTCCCCATCCC
It encodes the following:
- the drrA_2 gene encoding Daunorubicin/doxorubicin resistance ATP-binding protein DrrA, which encodes MIEFEGVSRSYGDTLAVRGLDLRIPSGELFAMLGHNGAGKTTTIKMLVGLLRPESGRVLVEGRDVVSEVREAAKRIGYVPDEPCLYDKLSGREFLHFVAEMHGMTRGDASEVIEREIQRFGLGRFADELAESYSHGMKQRTVFAASLLHAPPVLVVDEPLVGLDPHSIRMVKDLLREKADSGTSVFMSTHTLAAAEEIADRIGVMQRGELIFLGTVDELRNRHDAQGQSLESLYLSVVGGAVGGVSTEELESSAAPDEDPRAETPS